Genomic window (Mycoplasmopsis citelli):
TCAAGTTAAGTATAAATTACTTTATTTGTATTTTATTAAAAGAAAAATATTTATAAATCTTAATAAAAATAAAACCAATGAATTTGGTGGTTTTAAATTAAGCACAAAATTGTTGAAAGTAATGAGTTAAAAAGTTAGAGTTTCTCAATAATAATTGGGAATATTAGTCTTTATATTGAATTTTTGTTTCTTCAATACTTACCATTTCTCTTAAAATATCTAAAATAATTTGTTCTTTAGATATTTTTTTAACAAAATATGAACTTTTAGTAAATTCATAGTATCTATTTTGTTTGATAGTTTCAATGATATGTTTTGCCTGTGTTTGATTGATTTTTTCTTGTGAGTAATCTTTGTTGATAATGTCTAAAATTTCTGCTCCTTGTCAATAATTTTCAAATAAGTTTAAATCTTTTTGTTTTTTATAATAATTGAAAATTTCTTCATTTTGTTTTAAAAGTAAAACTAATTCAAAAACTAGTTTAGGAGAACAATTAAGTAGGAGTAATTTAAATAATCACAAAACTATAGAAAAAGAATTTTTAAAATTAATCAAATAATTTACATTTTCAATATATTGATTTTTGATGTTTTTATTTAATAAAGCAGTTTGGTTTTGAAGTTTTTTTAATAATTCATATGAGTTATAATCCTTTTGGGTTTTTGTATTTAAAAATTCTAAATTACGTTTTCCTTGGGGAGTAATTTTAAAAATTTTTTCTAAAATAGTTTGGTTATAAAAGGCTATTAAAGCTTTTTCAATTATTTGTGTTTTGGAAAATTTAATAAATTTTATCTTTTTAAATTGATAAAATTCTTCATCATTCATATTATAAATAAACTCTTTAAATTCTGTGAATTCTTCAGAATTATCTCTTAAAATTTCTTTTCACCCAAAACCTCTGTATATATCTTTATCCATCAAAAAATCCGAAAAATAATTATCTTGATTTTCATTTAGTGTTCAAACGTTATGAATTTCTTCTAAAGTTTCTAAAGTACAATTAAAAGACAAAATATTTACACTTAAAAAAATATTGTATAAATCTTTGAGAATATTTGGTTGATTAGTTAAAAATATATTTTTTAAATATTTTAAATACACATTTTGTTCTTCTTGGGATAAAGTTTTAAGATATTTATTAATTAATTTAAAAAAGTTTTTCTCTTTAAAACCAAAATATTTTTCCAAATAATCAAATATCTTATAGTTTCTCGAAGTTATTTCAAACATATTTTGATTCTCCTTTGGGATTTGGTTGTATATTTGAAGTATAACGGATTTAAAACACAAGGATAAAAATTACCAAAAAATCACTTAAAAAAGTGATTTTTTAGTCGATATTAATAACTTTAAAATTAATCTGTGATAAGATTAATTTCATTATGATTAGCTACGATAATTTCAATACTTTCTTCAACTATCTTGTCAAATTTGTCTGTAATATCAACTTTAGAAACATCAAAATCAATTTGTTTTTCTTAAATCCAAGCTAATTTAGGATCTCTTTTAGTTTGTTAATTTTTAATTTAGAAGAACTTTTATCTTTGGATTTACAATTCATAATTTTGGTTCATTTTTCAGATAATTCAACGCATAAAAGGCGTGCGGTAGATTCATTTACAAATGGAAATTTTGAAATCTCTTGCCAATTTTCTTGAGTAATTAATTTAACTACATTTTCTCAACCTTTATCAAGAATACCCATAGCGATTTTAGGACCAATTTTATCAATTGAAATTAAATCAAGAAACAATAATAGTTCATTAAAATCTTTAAAACCATAAGTAGTTTTGTTATATTCAGTTATGTATTCGTATAAATACAATTTTACTTTCTCATTAATTTTATATCTAGATTCATCAGAGACAATAACAAGATACCCATCTCCTTTGTTTCCAAAAATTAAATTGTTGCTCTTTTTATAAACAATTTCACCTAATTTGTATAATAACATTTTTTGCTCCTTTAAATTTTTGTATTGAAAAATAAACTTTAACTTAGTTATAAAACTCAAAACAAAAGAATAAACACAATAGACATAATTACAAAAAATACATATGGAAGTAATTCATTTCATAATTCATTCATATTTACTTATCCTTTTTAAAATATTTAATAATTTTTAATCTATTTTTTAGAAAAATAGATTTGAACTTATAACAAGCTTTTAATCAGAAACAATAAAATAACAATGATAAAATTGTGATTGAAAAAGCTAACAATAATAAGCTAGCAACAGTAAAAATAACAAGAAAGGGAGTTTCTAAAAAAGTCATTTTTATGTATCTATTTTTTGAGTATAACAGGTTTATCATAAAAGTATAAAATGTACTTAAAAATAGTATTAAAAAGTGATTTTTATAGGTTTAATATTATTAATAGTAATTTGAAAGTTGAAAGTATAAAAATCACCCTATAATGGTGATATGGTAGACTCAACAGGATTTGAACCTGTATTTGACCAGTTATGAGCTGGTTGCTCTAACCATTGAGCTATGAGTCTATAATGGTGGGGGGAGAGGGATTTGAACCCCCGAATCATAAGAAAGTGGTTTACAGCCACCCGCATTTGGCCGCTTTGCTATCCCCCCATTTTGTTGGTTAATTATTAATATTTAATTTACACAACAAAATATATAAAAACAATAAAAGAAATATATATTTGTATATTTTCTTTCTTAGTAAGTCAATTATTGTTAGGTTTTTATACCAACTTCATCAAATAATGAATCAAGTAATTCACTTTTGAAATCTTCTCAAGTTTCTTTAGATAATCCATTTAAAGTGTCGTTTAAGCTATAATATGTGTCATCATCACAATTTAAAATATCATTAAAAACATATGAATATCTAGTTTCTATTCCATTTTGGTTTAAATCTTGATTTAGTTCGGTTTTAAAATTAGAACCTAGCATAATTGAATTATTTGCCATATATTCATCTTTTTGATTTTGATAATCATCAAATTTTTCATCTAAAATATTGCTAATTTTGTTAAAGGTTTCAATTGAACCATCATTACTTAAAATTCGAAGAGCTTGAATTTGTAAAAACATAGGAATTGAAGAATTTAAATTAATTAATTCATTTAATCTTTTTACCTTTATTTGAGAATATTTACTAAGATTTAAACTTAATTGTTCTTCTAATTTAGCAATATTAATACCTTTTTGTTTTAGTATATTTAAGCTTTTTTCATTTGTTTTTAAGGTTTTTAACATAATTCTCCTTTGGGTTAATTTTGTGTGTTTAATAAGAGTATAACGGTGTTAATTTTTAAGCTAAAAAAATACATAAAAATTACTTAAAAAGTGGTTCTTTAAGAAAAGAATTGCCTTTTCTCTTAGTTATTAGAATTAAGTTTTTTATATCAATAATTTAATATTCGTTCATAAATTTCTTCTTCAGGAACTGCTTTATGTGGGGCGTCTATGTCTGAGTTATTATATTCATAAAACTCTGAATCTTTAGTATGTTCTAAAACAACATGTGCTAGATTCACAAAATTAGATATGCCTTTCAATTTGTCATTGGAAATATTTAAGAATTCGTTTTTAATTTTTGTTTTTCAATAACATTCATCACCAATATAATTGTTGTTATTTTTCATAAATTCTTCAGCAATTTCAAGCTCTGATAAATTGTAAAGTCTTGTACCTAATAATTCATTTATTTGATTTGCAACTTCTAAAGTAGGATTTAAATCTAAAATTTTAATTGTTTTATAAGCATAATCTGTTTCTTCGTAATTATTAATAATACTTTCTAATAAAGAAATATATTTTTAGCATCATCATACTGATTTTTATTAAACAAAAGTTTATGTTGGTGCTTGAGCTTAGTTAAAAGAATTTTGATATCAATATTATCTAAAAAATAAGCTTTGGTTAAAGTAATCTGACCATCTTCTCCAAGTTTAAATAAAGATGTTTTAAATTTATCTTTAAGATGTGTTTGATTATCCTGAATTGTATCTTCAACAAATGATTTTAGAGCTTTAGTTTGTAAAAATTCTTTTGATTATGAGGTGTATTATTAACTCAAACTAATTTTCTAATTGAGGTTCATATTCTTCAAAAAACTGAACATATGGATTTACACTTAAATAATATAATTGGTTTTCCAAAATTTTTAAAATTTTCAAGTATGTAGAATTTATAGATTCTTTTTTGATATCTTCAATAACAGTTTTTTGAAAAATCCTTGAGCTTGAAATATTATTTTTCTTAAAAAAATTTTAAAATAATTTGAGTTTTCAAACTCATCACTAAGCAATAACTCTAGTTCGTTTTTAGCGTCATTATCTAAAGCTAAAAATTCAATAAATTCTCTTTATTAAAATTATTCATTAATTCTCCTTGGGTTTTATTTGTATATTTGAAATATAACGGATTCATAAATAAAGAATAAAAAGTATTAAAAAAATCACTCAAAAAAGTGATTTTTATCTATTTTCTGCACTAGTATATTCATTAAAGCTAACAATTTCACCATTGTATCTCAATCC
Coding sequences:
- the ruvA gene encoding Holliday junction branch migration protein RuvA; the encoded protein is MLLYKLGEIVYKKSNNLIFGNKGDGYLVIVSDESRYKINEKVKLYLYEYITEYNKTTYGFKDFNELLLFLDLISIDKIGPKIAMGILDKGWENVVKLITQENWQEISKFPFVNESTARLLCVELSEKWTKIMNCKSKDKSSSKLKINKLKEILN